The Treponema succinifaciens DSM 2489 region TCTTCAGGTAGAAGAAGCTTGCCTTTGCGCTTTTTTCCTCTCCTGCGCGTTGTTCCGCATGAGCAGACACAATCAGAACAGGCTTCGGTTATTGAAGAGAAATATTCGGCATTGTCAAAAATGTATGACGCATGGATTGCAAGAACGTGGACTTTATCCAGGTCGATTTCTTCTTTTTTTCCTACAATCCGCAGTTTATGGATTCCGTTGTTTGCCATTGCCCTGCAAGCGGCTCCGATGTTTCTAGGTTCTTCCGGGCGCGATAAAACTATAACGATATTGTCTAAATTCATAAAATTTGCGGGTTAGCCTAAAAAAACATTTCCATTCTGGTCTATTACGATAATTGCTTTGCAGTCGGAACATCTGAATCGTCCGCTTTTTACGGCTTTTAGTTTTTTGGAGCAAACTGGGCAATCAAAGATTTTTGGAAATGTTGAAATATTATCATCTTTTTCTTTCTTCAAATATTCTTCCGCATCTTCTACGGATTCTTTCATATTGAAAACCTGGCTGAATCCCAAGAGCTGGAAAACTTCAAAGACTTTTGGCTGAATTCCTGTAAAAACAATTTCGCCGCTGTTTGCCTTTGCTTTTTTTTCAATTGAAGTGAGCGAACCTATTCCAGTCGAAGAAACGTAAGTCAGATTTTGGCAGTTAAAAACAATGTTCTTGAATCCGGCTGAAATAATTTTTACGGTCTGCTTTTGAAAATAATCTGAATTGTATGTATCGATGTATCCGCTAAGCGTTACAAGGATAGAATTTGAGGCTCCTTCAATTTTGCTAAGGAAAATCTCAAGGCTTCCGTCTTTTTCGTCATTAAAGCCTGGCACCAAGTCGTTGTTATCCATGTCATGCGCTCCAGAAAACATATTTTTAGGGATACTCAAATACTATATCGAATTTCGCTAGCTGTCAAATTGACCGCGGATTTTGCCTTAATTGTAAAGTTCACGTCTTTTTGATATAATTGAATTCTATTTTTAGACTTGATTTTGAATCAGTATGAAAGCAGCTAAAAATGGGGAGGAGGCTATTTTAATGATAAGAATTCAGAAAGCTGATGAAGTTGAAGAAGAGTTTTTTTGTACCCGCAATTTTGGAGAATCCATAGAGTCAGTCCGCGATATTTTAAGAAATGTAAAGCTAAGAAAAGATGAAGCCTTGCGCGAGTACAGCAAAAAATTCGATTTGGCTTCTCCATATAATTTAAAAATTCCAGAGGAAACTTTAAAAAATGCTGCAGAAAAAATGCACTCGGAAAATCCTAAGCTTTATGATTCTCTTTGCTATTCCAGAGACTTAGCTGTGCGTTTTGCAAAGAGACAAAGAGAATCTTTTGATGACTTTGAAATTGAGCTTGAGCCGGGAATTTTTACAGGCCAGAAAAATATTCCTGTTGAAAAAGCCGGGCTTTATGTTCCTGCAGGAAGATTTCCGCTTGTTTCAACTGTTGTAATGACAAGTTCTCCTGCAATTGCTGCCGGTGTAAATGAAATTATTCTTTGCACTCCTCCGCGGAAAAATCCGGATGGAAGCGGCAAGCCTTATGCTGACGAAAACATAATGGCGGCATCTTATATCTGCGGAATAAAAGAAGTGTTTGCTTGCGGCGGCTCGCAGGCAATTGCGGCAATGGCATTTGGTACAGAGTCAATTCCTGCTGTAGATGTTATTGTCGGTCCGGGAAATAAATATGTTGCGGAAGCAAAAAGACTTGTTTACGGAACTGTTGGAATTGACATGATTGCAGGTCCTACAGAAGTTTTTATAATTGCTGACAAGACTGCGAATCCTGTTTGGGTTGCGGCGGATCTTTTGGCGCAGGCGGAACATGATGTTGTGGCTCAGCCTGTAATGGCAACAGACAGCATGGAGCTTGCAGAAAAAGTTTCCAAGGAAATTGAAAAGCAGCTTGAATCTTTGCCTACAAAAGCGACTGCGGAACAAAGCATAAATACTTTTGGGCGAATAATTGTTACTGAAAATCTTGAGCAGGCGGCGGAACTTGCAAATAAAAAAGCTCCGGAGCATTTGGAGCTTGCGCTTGATTCTAGCCTTGAGCGAGAAAAAATCCAGTCTCTGGTTCATAATTACGGCTCGCTTTTCATTGGACACGGTGCTGCGGAAGTTTTCGGGGATTACGCCGCTGGCTTGAACCACACATTGCCGACTTCTGGAAGCGCAAGATTTACAGGCGGCTTAAGCGTCCGTTCATTTATAAAAACTGTTACAACTTTGCGCACAGACAATACAAAATCCGGCGCAAAAAAATCTGCTGAATCTGCCGGATATTTGGGAGATGCTGAAGGACTTGCGGCTCATGCAAAGGCGGCAAGATTAAGACTTGAATAAAATTTTAAGGCTGGAAAAAATGCGAATATGTAAACTTGGTGAAGATGTTTTAAGGCAGAAATGTGTTCCCGTTGAATCTAATGAGGTAAACGATGAACTTCGCGCCACTTTAAATGAAATGTTTGAAACAATGATTAGCGCGGACGGCGTTGGTCTTGCTGCTCCTCAAGTTGGAATTTCAAAAAGATTTTTTGTAGTTATTTCAGATGACAATGTACGCCGAGTCTTTATCAACCCTGAAATTATAAAAACTTCTGCGGAAAATTCAGAATATGAAGAAGGTTGCCTTTCCCTTCCGGGGGTGTCTGAAAAGATTGTCCGCCCTGTAAAGATTTCTGTCAGCGCAATTGACGAAAACGGAAAGCGTTTTGTTCTTGATGATGTTGATGGACTTCTTGCGAGAATCATTCAGCATGAAAATGACCATTTGAATGGAATTCTTTACATTGACAGGGGTGATGAGGAATTTAAAAATAAAACCGTAGAGCTTTTTAAGAAAAAGGCAGAACGTGCACAGAAAAAACTTGCAGAAAAAGAAGCAAAAAAACGCAGTCTTGAAGCAAAACTTGCTGCTAAAAATGCCAAAAAAGGAAAATAAATGCTGAAAGTTTTGTTTGGCGGAAGTCCGGCTTGTGCGGCAAAAGCACTGGAACTTATTTTAAAAGACAGCGCAATGTCAAATTCAGTGCCGGAAGAAGAATATAAAATTGTCGGTGTTCTTACAAATCCTCCGTCTGCGCAGGGCAGGCACAAGGAGCTTATTCCGACAGAAGTTGAGCAGTATGCGATTATTTGGAACCGGGCAAGAAATGATAATCTCGCGGTTTTTAC contains the following coding sequences:
- a CDS encoding STAS domain-containing protein is translated as MDNNDLVPGFNDEKDGSLEIFLSKIEGASNSILVTLSGYIDTYNSDYFQKQTVKIISAGFKNIVFNCQNLTYVSSTGIGSLTSIEKKAKANSGEIVFTGIQPKVFEVFQLLGFSQVFNMKESVEDAEEYLKKEKDDNISTFPKIFDCPVCSKKLKAVKSGRFRCSDCKAIIVIDQNGNVFLG
- the hisD gene encoding histidinol dehydrogenase — its product is MIRIQKADEVEEEFFCTRNFGESIESVRDILRNVKLRKDEALREYSKKFDLASPYNLKIPEETLKNAAEKMHSENPKLYDSLCYSRDLAVRFAKRQRESFDDFEIELEPGIFTGQKNIPVEKAGLYVPAGRFPLVSTVVMTSSPAIAAGVNEIILCTPPRKNPDGSGKPYADENIMAASYICGIKEVFACGGSQAIAAMAFGTESIPAVDVIVGPGNKYVAEAKRLVYGTVGIDMIAGPTEVFIIADKTANPVWVAADLLAQAEHDVVAQPVMATDSMELAEKVSKEIEKQLESLPTKATAEQSINTFGRIIVTENLEQAAELANKKAPEHLELALDSSLEREKIQSLVHNYGSLFIGHGAAEVFGDYAAGLNHTLPTSGSARFTGGLSVRSFIKTVTTLRTDNTKSGAKKSAESAGYLGDAEGLAAHAKAARLRLE
- the def gene encoding peptide deformylase codes for the protein MRICKLGEDVLRQKCVPVESNEVNDELRATLNEMFETMISADGVGLAAPQVGISKRFFVVISDDNVRRVFINPEIIKTSAENSEYEEGCLSLPGVSEKIVRPVKISVSAIDENGKRFVLDDVDGLLARIIQHENDHLNGILYIDRGDEEFKNKTVELFKKKAERAQKKLAEKEAKKRSLEAKLAAKNAKKGK